A region from the Aegilops tauschii subsp. strangulata cultivar AL8/78 chromosome 5, Aet v6.0, whole genome shotgun sequence genome encodes:
- the LOC109736479 gene encoding uncharacterized protein, with amino-acid sequence MTKLGLEAKDLEPTRTIFHGIVPGLSCSPTGRVRLDVMFRDSSHFRRKPIWFEVVDLSTAYHALLGRPALAKFMAGLITIIGDYRKSLDYARDGAKLAESLVIAEERRQLDRIVALAQESSAAQIPTEEPADEAAFKPSKETKKVKLNPEDPSCSKYVIVGTRLDNK; translated from the exons atgaccaagctcggcctcgAGGCCAAGGATCTGGAGCCGACCCGGACAATCTTCCACGGCATCGTCCCCGGCCTCTCCTGCTCCCCGACCGGCCGGGTCCGGCTCGACGTCATGTTCCGCGACAGCAGTCACTTCCGACGCAagccgatctggttcgaggtagtggaccTATCCACAGCGTACCACGCGCTGCTGGGCCGGCCcgcgctcgccaagttcatggcg GGCCTCATCACCATCATTGGCGACTACCGCAAGTCCCTGGACTACGCCCGAGACGGCGCCAAGCTAGCCGAGTCGCTGGTCATAgccgaggagcggcgccagctCGACCGGATCGTCGCCCTGGCCCAAGAGTCGTCTGCCGCGCAGATCCCGACGGAGGAGCCGGCCGATGAGGCCGCgttcaagccctccaaggagaccaagaaggTGAAGCTGAACCCAgaagaccccagctgcagcaagtacgttATCGTAGGCACCCgcctcgacaacaaatag